A stretch of the Ciona intestinalis unplaced genomic scaffold, KH HT000184.2, whole genome shotgun sequence genome encodes the following:
- the LOC100178051 gene encoding atrial natriuretic peptide receptor 1-like, with the protein MAGTPEHSSTQLSLACPVCEKCPDQGELWYVIGALCAVALIQTFVSLFIYRLYKQEQNSRLTMWKVKMKDITWGKAGDSATTPTKNLATNNDIIEAHKQIRDCKGKEFITTAFYKGRIVAVKKLKARRISLERPSLCDLDQIFMLNHDHVCKFYGANYEGQYTSILSEYCKRGSLQDLFDHHDKWDDFFKNSLIFDIVKGMLYLHRSPLRSHGNLKPSNCLIDSRFMVKLTDFGLISQRLKLIKKNQGEPKTASSRKLWTAPEILKSVIPPPEGTQRSDVYSFAIIVQEILVQKGPFYRKDKKYSHEEIIELVMSSNNKEPFRPSLEDDDDVIIDQQWRKTLQRCWAHKAKDRPGFHELEHLQTSFQRETNLVDSLFQRLQQYSYSLEEKVEEKTEQFKAEKEKSDSLLYQMLPKMVAERLKMNSDVRPESYDSVTVYFSDIVGFSNICHRSQPLEVVRMLNELYTMFDQIIDGFDVYKVETIGDAYMVVSGLPQRNGNDHVKEIARMALSLKDSVSNNFVIEHLPNERLKLRIGIHTGPVVAGVVGMKMPRYCLFGDTVNTAARMEQTGKELQIHVSPTTNKILENFDSFLLRKRRSLVHLKGLGDWETWWLLGESSPHVISHESSMTFNDSLDTSLRPLDEEVMSLEATESISSYMSVSSDAGLVSDDLPETNDVFSYENESDNVRTSHSGDLVTGEFRYSGNRRRSSHCPPRYRKSRLSNHMKRRRSGTVLQPVIDALTLESDVSYKKFQNVDTNTVTGGTKRRTRRSGVTGHNISMEIFSISEISTARDSGVSLAYDNETLDNDTNS; encoded by the exons ATGGCGGGGACACCTGAGCACAGCAGCACGCAACTTTCACTGGCGTGTCCGGTCTGCGAGAAGTGCCCGGACCAAGGAG AGCTGTGGTACGTCATCGGAGCACTTTGTGCTGTGGCTTTGATTCAAACCTTCgtcagtttatttatttacag ATTGTATAAACAAGAACAAAATTCTCGTCTTACAATGTGGAAAGTGAAAATGAAAGACATAACGTGGGGCAAAGCGGGTGATTCTGCTACCACTCCAACTAAG AATCTCGCGACCAACAACGACATTATAGAAGCCCACAAACAAATAAGAGACTGCAAAGGTAAAGAGTTTATCACAACCGCTTTCTACAAAGGCAGGATTGTAGCTGTTAAGAAATTGAAAGCTCGAAGAATTTCGCTGGAGCGGCCGAGTTTGTGCGATTTAGACCAG ATTTTTATGCTTAACCACGACCATGTATGCAAGTTTTACGGTGCAAATTATGAAGGACAATATACCTCAATACTTTCTGAATATTGCAAAAGAGGTTCATTGCAAGATTTGTTTGACCACCACGACAAGTGGGATGATTTCTTTAA AAATTCCTTGATATTTGATATTGTAAAAGGAATGCTCTACCTTCACCGTAGTCCATTGCGCTCACACGGGAACCTGAAACCTTCAaattgtttgattgacagccgGTTTATGGTGAAGCTGACTGACTTTGGTCTCATCAGTCAACGATTAAAGCTCATCAAAAAAAATCAGGGAGAACCAAAAACAGCAAGCAGTC GAAAACTGTGGACCGCACCTGAGATATTAAAATCTGTGATACCTCCCCCTGAAGGGACTCAACGAAGTGACGTGTATAGTTTTGCAATTATTGTTCAAGAAATATTGGTTCAAAAGGGACCATTTTACAGAAAAGACAAGAAATACAGCCATGAAG aAATCATCGAattggtgatgtcatcaaacaACAAAGAACCGTTCCGTCCTTCATTGGAAGacgatgatgatgtcataattgatcAACAATGGAGAAAAACACTTCAAAGATGTTGGGCTCATAAAGCAAAAGATAGACCAGGCTTTCATGAGCTTGAGCACTTGCAAACTTCCTTTCAGAG AGAGACAAACCTTGTTGACAGTCTGTTTCAAAGACTTCAGCAATATTCGTATAGTCTTGAAGAGAAGGTGGAAGAAAAGACAGAGCAATTCAAAGCAGAAAAAGAGAAATCTGACAGTCTTTTATACCAAATGTTGCCTAAAATGGTGGCTGAAAGACTAAAGATGAATTCT GATGTACGACCAGAATCTTATGACAGTGTGACGGTTTATTTCAGTGACATTGTTGGCTTTTCTAACATTTGTCATAGAAGTCAACCGTTAGAAGTGGTTCGCATGCTGAATGAACTATACACCATGTTTGACCAAATCATTGATGGGTTTGATGTGTATAAG GTTGAAACAATAGGCGATGCGTACATGGTTGTATCTGGTTTACCACAGCGCAATGGAAACGATCATGTGAAAGAAATTGCAAGGATGGCTTTGTCACTAAAGGATAGTGTGTCAAATAACTTTGTCATTGA GCATCTACCTAATGAGAGGCTTAAATTACGAATTGGGATTCACACTGGTCCAGTTGTGGCTGGCGTTGTTGGAATGAAGATGCCaagatattgtttgtttggtgaTACAGTGAATACTGCAGCCAGGATGGAACAAACTGGGAAAG aaCTACAAATACATGTGTCACCcactacaaataaaattttggaaaacttCGACTCATTTTTGCTGAGAAAACGGAGATCGCTTGTTCATTTGAAG GGTTTAGGTGACTGGGAAACCTGGTGGCTACTTGGCGAATCCTCACCACACGTCATATCACATGAGTCGTCTATGACGTTTAACGATTCGCTTGACACGTCCTTGCGGCCGTTGGATGAAGAAGTAATGTCACTTGAAGCAACAGAGAGCATTTCTTCCTACATGAGTGTGTCGTCAGACGCTGGTTTAGTGTCGGACGATTTACCAGAAACAAATGACGTTTTTTCCTATGAAAACGAAAGCGATAACGTTCGAACTAGTCACTCAGGTGACTTGGTAACCGGGGAATTCCGATATAGCGGCAACAGGCGACGATCAAGTCACTGCCCACCGAGATACAGAAAATCTCGACTTTCGAATCATATGAAACGCCGGCGATCCGGCACTGTACTTCAGCCTGTAATTGACGCCCTAACTTTAGAGAGCGATGTGAGTTATAAGAAATTCCAAAACGTAGATACGAATACAGTAACAGGAGGGACGAAAAGGCGAACGCGGAGGAGTGGAGTAACTGGCCATAATATCTCAATGGAAATCTTCTCGATTAGCGAAATATCCACCGCCAGGGATAGTGGTGTGTCGTTGGCGTACGATAATGAAACTCTTGATAATGATACCAACAGTTAA
- the LOC100175732 gene encoding atrial natriuretic peptide receptor 1-like isoform X4 has translation MRRVMQAAQKMGMTDGEFSFIYLDFYNTNTSYNWSSNDDHMEASTANPSVNETINDQETLEALRALQVVTLRTPTNTQYQRFSDDIKRTLELVDTPEYGQYVNPFIAHYYDSVLLVINAILQSICSGQYNFDNGREFSRRLWNMKIESLGRNVTFAANGDRILDYSLMDMDPATGIFKVALNYYANTERFEEVSAVDWPGEVVPLNVPYCGYQNENCLAIIKPDNTIYYIIGACAGAILISCAVTTFLFRKMRREKRLRMMVWKIKWEEIEWSTRRRNSSGGSRDSSQSITSSNGHPAVHFKQLFTKTGVYKGNIVSVKELGERRVSLARSDLMELESLYAMDHEHICKFIGANEEPPHVTILSEYCSRGSLQDLLEDATEYEMDDVFKYSLICDIVKGMTYLHRSFFQCHGNLKSSNCLIDSRFVVKLTDFGLSKFRDGSRTDSKTGFKYYENKLWTAPELLRLQTSHGTQKGDVYSFAIIVQEIMYRKGVFYTKEEVTAQNILHYVTSPKSGEAPFRPMLDDDDDTIINPALKKLVRKCWTEFQNERPTFQEIHREMRKFYKERNLVDSLLERLEQYSQHLEDKVEERTEQFKAEKERADSLLYLMLPRPVADRLKKGFNVLPTSFREVTIFFSDIVGFTAISHNSEPMQVVTMLNDLYTMFDTIIDIFDVYKVETIGDAYMVVSGLPQENGDNHVREIARMSLNLIKCVTNDFKIRHMPDKKLQLRVGMHTGPVVAGVVGLKMPRYCLFGDTVNTASRMESNGKPLAIHVSPKSKEVLDRFGTFQLAERDDEVFLKGLGTWKTWWLVGEDCDDEEVEAANISAQQMASYRVQQMGKVSNTSSRISGSSGYNTSTEFEVEDYIDDGRRRSSNLNGPKIRNVSTVSADGILQHNRRHRYSDYSIQNFKHRDSVKGRRTGLTVVPEVAVTEHGKSPREIRKERMRQRLRSLENNAAKDETIDVEFVSRKVQFEDNKLNVPRLPKDSGIEMYENVAFVHLRDNTTEESDRL, from the exons ATGAGACGGGTGATGCAAGCCGCTCAAAAGATGGGAATGACAGACGGCGAATTCAGCTTCATATATCTTGACTTCTACAACACAAATACTTCGTATAATTGGTCAAGCAACGATGACCATATGGAAGCAAGCACTGCGAATCCCAGTGTAAACGAGACAATCA ACGATCAAGAGACATTGGAAGCGCTTCGAGCGTTACAGGTCGTCACTTTACGCACCCCTACCAACACACAGTATCAGCGCTTCTCTGACGACATCAAGCGGACGTTGGAATTGGTGGATACGCCAGAGTATGGTCAATATGTGAATCCCTTCATAGCACATTACTATGATTCAGTTCTGCTTGTGATCAATGCAATATTACA AAGCATCTGTTCCGGCCAATACAACTTTGATAATGGCCGTGAATTTTCGCGTCGTTTATGGAATATGAAGATTGAGAGTCTTGGTAGGAATGTAACATTTGCAGCAAACGGAGATCGTATATTGGACTACTCGCTAATGGATATGGATCCTGCCACCGGAATATTCAAG GTGGCGTTAAACTATTATGCAAACACTGAAAGATTTGAAGAAGTTTCTGCAGTAGATTGGCCTGGAGAAGTTGTACCACTCAACGTTCCTTACTGCGGATACCAAAACGAAAACTGTTTAGCGATTATAAAACCTGATAACA CCATTTACTACATAATCGGCGCATGCGCTGGAGCAATTCTTATTTCATGTGCAGTGACCACATTTCTTTTCCG AAAAATGCGACGTGAGAAACGCCTACGGATGATGGTATGGAAAATCAAATGGGAAGAAATCGAGTGGTCGACAAGGAGGCGTAATTCGTCGGGAGGTTCGCGG GATTCATCTCAATCTATCACGAGTAGCAACGGGCACCCTGCAGTTCATTTCAAACAACTCTTCACGAAGACAGGGGTGTACAAGGGGAATATTGTTTCAGTAAAAGAACTGGGCGAAAGAAGAGTCAGCCTCGCGAGGTCTGATCTAATGGAATTGGAATCG CTATACGCAATGGATCATGAGCATATATGTAAGTTCATTGGAGCAAACGAGGAACCTCCACACGTTACCATTCTATCAGAGTATTGTTCCAGAGGTTCTCTTCAAGATCTATTGGAAGATGCGACTGAGTATGAGATGGACGACGTGTTTAA aTATTCGTTGATTTGTGACATAGTAAAAGGGATGACGTATCTACATCGAAGTTTCTTCCAATGTCATGGCAACCTGAAATCTTCAAactgtttgattgacagcagATTTGTTGTGAAACTTACTGATTTCGGATTATCGAAATTTCGTGACGGTTCGAGGACAGATAGCAAGACAGGGTTCAAGTATTATGAAA ACAAACTGTGGACTGCTCCAGAGCTTTTGAGGTTACAGACTTCACATGGAACACAGAAGGGTGACGTTTACAGTTTCGCAATCATCGTACAAGAGATCATGTACAGAAAAGGTGTATTTTACACTAAAGAAGAAGTAACAGCACAAA ATATTCTGCATTACGTGACGTCACCAAAATCTGGGGAAGCCCCGTTTCGCCCAATGTTAGATGATGATGAcgacacaataataaacccaGCCCTAAAGAAGTTGGTGAGAAAATGTTGGACGGAGTTCCAAAACGAACGACCGACTTTTCAGGAAATCCACCGAGAAATGAGAAAGTTTTATAA GGAAAGGAACTTAGTTGACAGCTTGCTTGAACGCTTGGAACAATATTCTCAACACCTTGAGGACAAAGTTGAAGAAAGAACGGAACAATTCAAAGCAGAAAAGGAGAGAGCAGATTCCCTGTTGTATCTAATGCTCCCAAGGCCAGTGGCTGACAGACTCAAGAAAGGATTC AATGTTCTACCAACAAGTTTCCGAGAAGTGACAATTTTCTTCAGTGACATCGTTGGCTTCACTGCCATCAGCCATAATAGTGAACCAATGCAAGTCGTAACGATGTTGAACGACTTATACACCATGTTTGATACAATAATCGACATATTCGATGTATATAAG GTTGAGACAATAGGCGATGCATACATGGTAGTATCCGGGTTACCACAGGAAAATGGAGACAACCATGTCCGAGAAATAGCAAGGATGTCACTCAATCTGATCAAATGTGTGACCAACGATTTCAAAATCCG ACATATGCCAGATAAGAAGCTTCAACTTCGTGTGGGGATGCACACCGGCCCTGTGGTTGCTGGGGTGGTTGGCCTCAAGATGCCAAggtattgtttgtttggtgaCACTGTCAACACAGCATCGAGGATGGAATCGAACGGAAAAC CGCTTGCCATACACGTTTCTCCCAAGTCGAAAGAGGTTTTGGATCGGTTTGGAACATTCCAGCTTGCAGAAAGGGACGATGAAGTGTTTTTAAAG GGCTTGGGAACCTGGAAAACCTGGTGGttagtgggggaagattgcgACGATGAAGAAGTTGAAGCAGCGAACATATCTGCCCAGCAAATGGCGTCTTATAGAGTACAACAGATGGGGAAGGTGTCAAACACTTCATCGAGGATTAGTGGATCGTCTGGTTACAACACATCTACGGAGTTTGAGGTGGAAGATTACATTGATGATGGTCGGAGAAGATCTTCAAATCTAAATGGGCCTAAAATAAGAAATGTTTCAACTGTTTCTGCTGATGGTATTCTTCAGCATAACAGAAGACATAGATATTCCGATTACTCGattcaaaactttaaacacaGAGACTCGGTCAAGGGTAGAAGAACCGGGTTAACTGTCGTGCCAGAAGTTGCTGTAACAGAACACGGCAAATCTCCAAGAGAAATCCGAAAAGAACGGATGAGGCAACGATTGAGAAGTCTTGAAAACAATGCGGCGAAAGATGAAACTATTGATGTCGAATTTGTTTCACGAAAAGTTCAGTTTGAAGACAACAAGTTGAACGTTCCAAGACTTCCTAAAGACAGTGGTATTGAGATGTATGAAAATGTTGCATTCGTACATCTTCGGGACAATACGACTGAAGAATCCGACAGATTGTAA